In Festucalex cinctus isolate MCC-2025b chromosome 1, RoL_Fcin_1.0, whole genome shotgun sequence, the sequence tcatcatttttatttttcaaaaaggtCGAAGAAAATAAGCATAGAAATTTTCATATTTGCAATATGATTCATGCGAAAACATTCAAGATAACATTTGGTATTGCATCCattttcatcaggagaaaagtTATTTTACATGTAGCTGGTGGGTTCAAACTCGTTGCTGTACATAACATCTTTATCAGCATGAATTCCTTCATAAACAGAGATATACACTCATTGAATAGTTTACTCCATTTCATTGTGGCGCACTGGCACAAACATGACCGTTTCCACTTTTCAATTTCACATGATTGATCCCTGAAAACACTTAAGAGGTTTAAATGTATGTACAAGCCTTCATTTGAACTATGCATACAATAATCAACGGTGTAAGAGGAGCTGATGATAGAGATATTAGTTGTTGCTGTAAACAGGAGAAAGAAGTGCATGAGAGGAGATGAATGGGATTGGCCCATATCGTTTATTAACATGGAAGCCATGCCAGCTCAAGCAGGCCCACCTAGAGAAATAAGTGACTTTCTTGTTGTCAATTTGGTGTGGGGGTCTTATTTTCACCTGGATGTGTGCACGTGTGAGTATGTGTGGCGCGGGCCTCAGTCACAGCATTTCCTCTTCTCCACATGCAGCAGTCTATTACAACGGGGGCACGTGTGGTGCGCATCCTTGAATTTTTTGAGGAGCAGGGGAAGAAAGCACAAGCAGCACACCAACAACCTGCAACACAGACACGCACGCATTGGTTGGAGCCCGTGGaagaacaaccaatcagaggcagcGGATGCGACCTATGACGTGCACTCGCCGGCGCACCTCCACAGCCTTTAATTAAGATGCATTGTAGGATAAGACTAAATGGCCAACTCATTATATGGCAGAGAGTGATTCTGGTCACATGTAACAATAGTCCcttcaaaataataatgtttcatcggtgtgtgtatgtgtttgagTGTGCAGCTGTGGCTCACCCGAggcagatgaacagcagagtcATGAGCCAGGCATACGTTCCCGGCTTGTAAGTGACGTTGGTCATAACCTGCTGCTGGCAGGAGGGGCACGTGGTCATGCCAGAAGTATAACCTAGCGACGTGTCGTAGCTCGTGTACTTCTTCCTGCCATCGTCTATGCCGACGGTTCCACCCGTGTACACTGAAGGAGAGGAGCGAGCAGttgaataattaataaatgataTCATATAGCGCATATGCAatgctattgattttttttactatactgtaatatttattttttagtctgtTTTACAGCTGCACATGCATGTTCTTGACATTCTTAAGCAATTAAGGGTCAGATAGGAAAACAGCATGAACACATACAATTTtgctatacagtatataatgatTCTATAAAAGAGCTTGGATAGCAAATATTAACAATGAATTAATTGcattatatacatttaaaaggatgaaaggaaattaaaatattctcactgaaggcatcaaaactaagaATAAACACATGTGGAGCTATGTACTTAACGAAAAGGTGGAATaagtgaaaacatgttttatattctagtttcttcaaaatagtcGCTCTTTGCTCTGATGATTTTTTTCTGCACACTCTTGGCATTCCCTCGATGAGCTTCAAGAGTAGTCACCTGAAATGGTTTTCCAACAGTATCAAAGGAGTTCCCAGAAGTGAGAAtgccaagagtgtgcaaagcagTCATCAAAGCAAAGGGTGGATATTTGGAAGAAaccaaaatataaaacatgttttcagttatttcaccttTTCTTTGTTACAGTTTTTCTCCATTGGTTGGCTTCTCCATTGGAAAcggaaatgacattttcatacCTGCAAGCTCATTTGGCCAAACAGACTTAAATTTGAATATTTAGTGTGGGTCCAGTagtttagagtaatatttacacttggatgagcgtaaaataaagaattgaaaaaataaataaaagtcactcaagttgaggaatgaactcatgaccttcaggttGCGAGACAGCCGATCTTCTCCCTGAGCCACAgagctcctgctgtgtgttaggaTATCGCTTGTGTCAGCTGGAATCATCATAACTCCAAGACCAAAAATgatgtttttggtctcctcttggagataagcaaacagtaggcggggcatagctcaggtggtagtgcgCCTGTCTCCCAGTTCGTtccttaacccttgagtgacttatttctttaattctttattttactctctttcaaGTGTAGATATcagcctactctaaaactgagtctattcggTCCCTAtcaaaatagagtcaaatttactctacagaatttactgtgcatcCTTATTCTCTTGGCCATCCATACGCTGCTCTCTTTTTGGCCAAATGTTTTTATCCACATCGCAGCGGATATTTTCCCTTGCGATGcagtgaggaaaaaacaaaacaaaacatcctctacaccaggggtctccaagttgggtcctcgagagcccctatccagcctgttttccatgtttctatctgctaacacacctgattcatgatcgggatcgttatcaggcttctgcatagcttgctgattagctgatcattagattcagctgtgctgaaggacggagacatggaaaacaggctggataggggctctcgaggatccaacttggagacccctgctctacACTGATCCTTTTCATTTGCTTGACTAATTTTGACAACTGAACAGATGTTTTTGCATATCATGACTTATACATTGAAATCCTGCTGACATGTTTTGGAGAGGACAACCATTAGACTGAAAAACAACTAATCTAGTTCGATCAGCAAGACCTAATCATTTGGAAAATGTGCTAAATGTGGGCGCGTTGTCCTAACTGGAGGCTAAATGTACACAACCATTTGCACAGATCCACTGAGGCAATTGAGACGTACTAAGATATTGGCACTTTGATGAGAGCAATGAGAAATACCATTTAGTTGACACAACTTTACTACTAGATCTGGAAACTAATGGGCCAATCTACTTGAAAATCTATCTGTCTAATGTTGGAGTAGATATTTGTGTACGTATATACAATTGACAGTGGTTTGGGAAATATGTCCGTggtattttgaaaatgtcatttcagtttGAAGAAATGTTCCAAACCTATGAAGAAAACCTgtaagtacataactccacgttcattcttagttttgatgccttcagtgagaatgtACAATGTAAATAGTTATGACAGTAAAGCATGAGATGGGGGTGTGTGTCCAAacttatagatagatagatagatgttattattttttttataagttaTTGTATATGCACCAGTGTGGTTACCCGGTTTACCTGGTACGGCAGGTGTGACAATCTCTGTGCCAACAGGGTTGAAGGGAGTATGGGGATTGTAGACTTTCACATCTGATGACGAATCCACTAATGAAGAAAGGAAACAGagcactgatgaaaaatgcaaatgatGACGACGGCAACGATGGTGTTGATGCTGAGCATACCAGGGATGGTGTAAGGAGGAGGATTTTTAACATTTGACATGGTGCTGCAACAGAAGGGATGAGAATAATCAGTCTTTCATTTTCAGACATGTTTTAGTGCACATTAGAGGCCATGCTGATGCTGCTGCGGTCGGTTGCATTGCATGCATGTTTGCTGTCAGCAGCCTGGAGCAGGGCAAGGCCCGGGCGTGGCCCCCCGATTGGCGTGCTTCCTCTTGGGTGTGGCTAGCCATTAGCACGCGAATCAATTGGCTTTAATTGCAGTTTTGTCTTTTATGTCTTTTTCATATAAAAACAACTGGTGCTGCAGCAGGAAACTGATAAAGGTCATCATAGCGTATTTTGCAGGTTTTCATAAAGCACTCTACCCTAAACCACAAAAGTGGTCCTGGTCATGTTATTGATTATCAAACAGGCCCTTAAATTCTTGGAAAGAACTTTTAAACAGCcacattaatgttttttttttatatatataattaattcatacatactgtatatgttttCAACATTAtgaaaaactagactaagtgcaatttctggagaaattgcgttggAATGCTGaacgctaatagctgaatgctaagatttgaatgcatgtggaatgcttatgaattaAGTTGAGAAATAAATTATGACCTCTTGATTACTGGAcgatgcactttaccaactgtgccaccaagcagtattagacacctggtaatgatggtaagttatatgtatggaagtgggcgtggaaactcgaaagtgatacttggaaaaagttcaatgtctgtcccattgaaaatgaatggggaaaagttgatattaaacgttaaattcaaaaaatgctgtaagtaatgtagaatcagatgatatatatccCAGGAGGCGTGAatgtttgaagctagttgaaatttgaacagtgtaaaatggaagtattatgtgggagttgttatgcaGGAAAATGTGtcgagaataaaaatcacaaaaatatgTGGGAAAGCTTCAGCAttcctataataataataaaaaaaacgattaGCGACAACATGAAATCAAAGAAAAACAGTATAGCTCTAAATATGAAACAAGATGAAGAGATTGATGAAGTTACACTTATAAATTGTCGGTTCACATAAATAAGCATATCATCTTTTGTCACCAAGTTATTCATCCCAAGGATGCCTTCTTGTCATCAGGCTACATTAATGGAATGCAAAAACATGCTCATAAAAAGAATGTTGCAAAGCGGTGGAGGAAGCTCAGAAATGTAATCAATAGTTCATACAAGCATGCATACCACCCGAGACTGTTAGACTACACAGAATGGAAGGTTGAATGTGTTTTTCAAGTTTCACCGCTATTGTGCGTCATAAGTAGACTTCTCTCCATTGGTCAATTTATTTCATCAAACACTCTCCAATAACACAAATACGCACTACAGTGACTCATTGTCGAGtacaatcaagtcaagtcatctttatttatatagtgtctTGGATGCTTGACACTTGACAGCAGATGATACTTTACTACTGTCATTGtttcacacacacccccacacccccacacacacacgcacacacgcacacacacacacacacacacacacacacacacacacacacacacacacacacacatcttctGGTAAAAGAATGTAGCCGAACGACATGTTTGTCACAGACGGGAGGGTGTGCCAAGCCAAATGCCGGTGACGAGTGTGCTGGCTTAAATGTGTGCAAGATTGATTTCAATGCTCTGCTCTCACAGGCCATAATGACTTGCAAATTGATAAACTGTTCAttcaatatatttgtatttccgtAGCAGAAAATGAACTGATTATGTTCATAAGAAAGATGGGGGGTTCTTGTCTTTCTTTGTGTGGCACAATCCTTGAGCATCCCATATTTAGTCTTCATGTGAACATTTCTGCTGgtgcacacaaaaaagaaaatgctaatATAGAAGTGGTAGGAAAAAAGTTGGTTcacctcttaaaataatggcctaaaCATATCCTAGTGATGGGCAAATGAAGTTTCATGacgcactatatatatatatatatataaatttttccTCCTCTACATGGTGCTATTGGAGAAAAGGGCTAGTGCAAAGCAAATTTTATCCAAGAGTGCCATGTagaagggttaaaaaaaaaaaaaaaaagaagcttcatgaagcttcatttgccgATCACTAATTTTGACAAAGAATATatcctgtatatatatttttttgcctcaaaCATTTACAAAATTCAGCTACATCATTCAATTCTACTtctgaaatgaaattattaataaatacaatgtaaTCAGTATTTTGCTCAGTTTTGCATGTTTTCTGGAAGAAATGACTTAGGCTATAATTTTAGAAAGGTGACGATATGGTGTATCACGCCTTTTCTGGATTACATAAAGTTTTTGCttcaattaataaaaacaatgagTTGCTTTGCctgttctttgtatttttttttaacctgtataTGTGTATCGTGATGACTACAGGCTAACATCTCGGCTAACTAGTTGCTCCCTCACTCTTTGCTTCTCATGGCACAAAGCAAGCGGCGTGACGTGCATTATTGTGCTGAGATTCCATTACGTGCAAGAGATGAAAGGATGGGCTCTGATTGTTGCATACAGCTGCGATGCGGATGCTCCCGTCACCCGATGATTTATGGAGCTGCTGATAATGACTAGGGCTTGGCTCCCATTGATATTCATAGGCcacattgcttaaaaaaaaaaaaaaaaagtcaaagcaaGGAATTGGGGTTCCTGTGAATAAATACTATGGGCCCCTCACTGCTAGTTTGAACCCCTTTATGATGAATACAATTGAATAGAAAAGCTCAACTCCACCTACACATACGCATTCATGTTCACATACACATTCAAGCAAGCATAACTAGCTGTATACGCTATATAAAAAGTTCACGATCAGGTCAGTCTGCATTCTGTGGTCACGACAACAAGACTCACAACTCCACACCTGCGTCACCTTGTAAGTCACAGACACCACATCTGAGCCAAAGGTGTGGTCCGAATGCATGCGGCATCTGTGCTGGTTGAACCAGACTGAACGGAGGAATGTTCATACTCACAAAGGAGCAGGCAGCCATGggtaattaactaattaaaagtGTGTTGTTTGACGTCTAACAGCTGACTTTGCAGCAAAAACCGGGCTTAAAATGAGAATTGTATTACTTCATTACTTACTTAAAAAAgcttatttttctttcattttctatATTACTTATAACATTTGAAActaaacatccattttcttgactgcttattcctcatacTCATTAACAAGTTAGCTATGATTTTATGCAAATATTGCCCAGTTGGAAGAATTATCTTGGCAggaaaacaaaattgtttttttaggttAGATATTCAATTATGGCGAATTTTTGCATTGTTACCTGCCAAagcaaaaatgcacaaaatttgTGAGATGCGCCAAGACGACGTTTCAGCTCCCTCTAACCTTAAACCTAAGTCTAATCATACCCAATGAACCCCAAACCTAACCATACATCCTAGCCTGAACCCGAACCCTATAAATAAGGCCAGTCAAGCTGAAATATTGCATCCATACATTCTGCCACAAGACAACGTATGAATCTTTTCAGCGATAAACTTTTAGTCAGGTTTCATGGTGCATCAACAAACTTCACTTCAAGAAGTCCCATGAAATTGAATATCACGTTGGGCCCCAcctcttcaaaaaaataaaattaaataaaataaaataaaataaaaatgctgttttcTGGCAACCACATTAATTGTTATACGTATCAATACTTGAACATGAGAatccccttaaaattgcatttcatttggctgaaaaaaaagatgaattaaCACAATTTCAAGAAGGCTTCCGTAAgtatataataacaataataacaataataataataataataataatgcattatatTTATAGCCACCTTACTAGACAATTTTTAAAacgatttaattaaaaacactgttaaaaaaaataaataataaaaaaatgaaaacaaatatataagagAATGTCACTTCAAACAACTTCAAGTTAACTGACTTCCGCTGCTGTTCCCATACTATAGACTGGTTTTTCAATGTGCTGTATTACAATAATGCCTCTATTCTTTGATCATGTGAACCCAACCACTGTGTTCTAGTGCTGCCTTGAAGTTATGGCTGCACCTTCAGAGGATAATGACATTGTTTGGATTGTCACTACCTTAGaaggaaacatttaaaaaaaaaaaaaattgtattacaTGATCACATCAGCCACAAATGTTCTGATTGGTATGTCTGATGCAAAAAGGGAACTATTCAATCAAGAGTCCACCTTAAGTGCCAAATCATCATGTCTTTGCTTTATCTGTTTCCTATCCACATTGAAATGAAATCTGAATGAAATTAGAAGAGTAACACTCAAGCATAAGTAATACATTCTGAGTAAATCTGAGACATTTAGCGGGACAATCCACCTTGTGAAAAACTAGGCATATTGAACATTTTATATCTAGAAAGCTGAAATATTGCATGCAAAGTGAAATCTGAATCAAATTTGATACCTCACAGTCAAGCAGAAGACGTAAAAGTTTCACATCGACAAAGAAACAAACCATCTGGAACCTATTGTTGATTTTCTTCAATGATtccttcttttttattttttgcatattttggtAAATAATGATCAATAACATTCTTATCAGTCGAACAGCGTAAAACCTTGAAAGTCAATGATCAATCCCCTTTTTGACCTCTGCCACTCTAAATCCTCACCCCGACATGTCCATAATAAGTCTCACCTGGTCCAGGTTCTTGTTCCAGTGATCAAACTTGTGTGCGAGCTGCTGCCACTACTGCCGCTATCGACGGTCCAGATGCGACAACACTGCCAGGCAAAGTCGTGTCACCTGTACCTCTAAACCCTTGCCTCACAAGCAAATCGCCCACAGGCTCCGCCCTCTTCACCAAGATGCTGATGTTCACGGGCCCTTCTCGCTGGGCGTAACACAAAGATTTCTACTTTGTTCTTTGTCTCTGGCAGATTATTGAAGGAGTTGTGTGTATCACCAAAATGGAGTCAAACCTGTTCCGCTCCTGCTGAGGCGTGCTGTAAAACATCGACTAAACTGGTggatttaacaaaacaaaacaaaacaaaaccttcttAAATGAACTTACCGTTGACCACTTTTAAATGGACTTCATATTGGCATTAgggcttattttattatttgttgtgtATAGGTATGTCATTGTTGATGGTTTATGTTTTTATGATGCAGTGCCGAAGTCAGGGATGCTGAAAGTTTCATTGTGtacactatctatctatctatctatctatctatcttctgGTAAATATATGTGCATGAATAAAACTCACTCCTGTTACTTTCTGTACTGTTAAACAAATGAGGAATTGcagtacaataaaataatgaatacaaaaaaattaaatacaaattttgagtaGTTCTATAAATTTGTGTATTATCagatttatagaaaaaaaaataaaaaatcttgacaGAAATGTAGGTTTATTTGATTGTGTGGAATGGCCTCTCTTGATTGATTATTTGTGATCTTGGGGATTATCAGGCTGAAAAATAGGTAGTAGTTAGCTATGGAAACACGTTTCTTTGATAGCCttggccccccccccctcccccacccctaaataaaagtattttcaaAGTAAATAATAAAGGGATATGGGGGActatacttttttgtttttgttgctagAGCACAGTTATAGTAAGCGTATGGCTAAATAAATACCTCTTTGAGATTGTCAATAAATGAATGCTATCATCTTCATGGCATAAGAATATTAGACACAGCACTATCATTGCTCCTCATTAGAGTCGCAGACCAGCTGGAGCCTAAATGACTTCGGGTGCTAAGCGGTGTTCATCGAACTCGAACTAGtccccagccaatcgcaaggcacataCAGTatcacataaatacaaaattgcaACCCAAATGGACCAAATATTAGATCCTATTTTTAGAAGCCCTTTCTTCCACCCTTGGCTGCTTTTACAAACGTCAAACTATTAGGATGTGTATTCAAATCAACTGGTAACACAGATGTGCAAGTGCAACATAAACAGAAGAAAGTAAGTCACACTTTATGGGATCTCATAAAAAGCCGTGAACATCCCTCAGGGGAATATATGGCATTCCATTTACTGCACAAGAAAGGAAGGGGAGAggcatggcaaaaatgtttaagaGAGAATGAAGAGCGTCTgttaacataatttttttttttttttttttggggggggggtctcgtgAGCGTGACCTTCTTAGTTCATTTTCTATGTTTGTATACAGAGTTGGCTGCATCATCTATAAATGGATATGGAAAAAGGAGTAAAAAGGCGCACTTATAGTCAATTATTCCCCAGCCTTACTGAGTTGAGCCCAGCTCAGATTTTGcaatcgaatttttttttacagcacaaCACCAAATTAAAATATCACAAAAGGAAGTTGGAAGTTActtctggctgaaaatttcacTCAAAGAAAGAACATGTGTGGAAGGCATGATGATTTGAGGACAATAATTAGCAGGCAGTCCACAACAACCATCACGCACCGGCAACTGGAGCGAGACAGGCCATACAAGCAGTGGATACCTTGAAACATTTTCATGCATATGTCCAAATGCACTTCCTGCACATTATGCTGTTGCTGAATGGCAGAATTCACAACATGAATTGCCCTATATAATTTACTGGTCCAATTGcaactgttattttaaaaagtccTCTTTATCACCATGTTCACATTTTTACAGCATGAGACCAAGATGACTCATAATCATGTAACAGTATTTCATAGTGAGGCTTCAAACAGATGTTCTCAGAGCAAAGTGGTGTAGAGCGGCACAGTGTGTCATTCTGGTTGCAACATAGACACAAAGAGTCAAATGAGGGCACAGAAATGGACGCCCTTGCAAATTTTGGATGGATCAAACACCTGTTGTGAAAATTGTTGTTCCTGGTTTGAAAACAGCAAGTTGTGCAAACTGAAACATTAAACAGTTGGATTTGCATTCTAAAGTTTAGAGAAAGTTC encodes:
- the litafd gene encoding lITAF domain-containing protein; translated protein: MSNVKNPPPYTIPVDSSSDVKVYNPHTPFNPVGTEIVTPAVPVYTGGTVGIDDGRKKYTSYDTSLGYTSGMTTCPSCQQQVMTNVTYKPGTYAWLMTLLFICLGLLVCCLCFLPLLLKKFKDAHHTCPRCNRLLHVEKRKCCD